The Ailuropoda melanoleuca isolate Jingjing chromosome 4, ASM200744v2, whole genome shotgun sequence region TTATGAGCTGTTCTCAGGCCACTCCTGTTCATCCATTTCATTCCAGTCTGCCTAGCACCAAGAACATAAGCAGCTCCATCACTTAATTGAAGGCACTTTCCCTTCCCCAcatgtcctccttcctcctctccattttACCACCCCCCGCCAGCTGTCAGTGAGACCCACCAGTATCACTTTCTCCACGAAACCTTCCCcatcattttctcctcttccGTTGCCTTCTGATCTTTCATTGCATTTGATCTTATCtaacactttctttttcctgttccttctgcCAGGAACCCATTCCTTACTTAGTTGAGAGAGGTGCAAAATTATATGGTGCCAAAGCCGTGGCCACATGACTTGTTTTGGCTAATGGTATGTTAGCAAATGTGACCCAAGCAGAAGCTTGGAAAGCACTTGCCCACtgccccctctcctgctgctggaaACTCCTCTTCCATTCCCACTCTGTCTGCTTACCTGCAAAGATGAATGACCACACAGATCAGGGATAGGCCATCCCAGCCAATATCTCCCATACTATTCCCCTCCCCAATCCAGACTATAAGCCAGCCAGCTGCCGACATATAAGTGACCCTGGGAGAAACAGGCACAAGACCTTTCCTGCTGAACTGGTCCAGTTTGCTTATGCATAGAATCACGAGCAAATGAAATGGTGCTTGTTTAACACtaaatttcaaagtatttcttTTAACATGGCAATAGATAGTTGTTACAGTTATCTGCCGAACTTCTCagacctgtttcctcatctagaaaatgaagaCTGAGATCCTTTGTTGGTTGGTCTAAATGACATAGTGTAATCCAAGCCCTTGGATTACAGCATCTAGACACACTGTCTGATTTCAACCTTGGCTCCATCATGTGCTAACTGGGTTtcccttttcctatttctttaacataagaaataatttaaacatcTTAGTGCCTCATTTTCCTTGTAAAAATGTATGTGATAATGGTACTGGTGGATCAGGAGTATTTTGctacaagtgacagaaaacccGATTTAAATTAGCTTATGGAAAATAGGAATATCACTCAGTTAATTGAAAAATCAAAGGGTAGCCTTTTGTCAGGTACTTCCTTTCAGAAGTTTAAACATCATTAGAATGTTGTCTCTCCCCACGTATCAACCACTCTCCTTCATGTTGCTACCATTGGCAGCCTCCAGAAGTATTGGAATGGCTGCCAGCACCTTTACGTCTATAACATTTCAGGTCAAATCCAATGAAAGAGGAAAACCCCTCAGATATACCTACTAGAGTCTTATTAGCTCTGGTTAAGTTGGTGCCTATCACATGGacaggagaaacaaaattttagttGTCCAGATGTAAGTCATATCTTCAACTTTGGACCTAAGGGTTTGGACTCAATCCCTAGAGGCAGAGAGGATAATGGTGGAGGACAAGGCAGTTACCCAGAGGAAGATCAGAATATTGTTACCTAAAAAAGGAAGACTGTTAAAAACAGTGGCTACCTTTGTCATTTATCCCATCAAGAAGTAAAATGAGCTACTGAATGTAAATGTCTAGTGCTCAGGGTGGCATGGAGTGAGAACTCAGTAAGTATCATCTGTAAATGTTAATATGAACATGCACCAAAAAAGCACTGAGTATTCCCTATCTTCAGTGTGGTGATGGTCACATAAATTTACATAGGTGATAAAATTATATagaagtaaacacacacacacatgcataaatGTGAATGCATGTATAACTGGAGGAATACAGTCTTAAAAAGATGAATGTCATTTTCTGCTTTGTACTATTTTGCTGTTCCTATACAAGATGCTGCCATTAGGGGAAGGGGGTGAAGAGTATACAATCTCTATGTATAACTACATGTGAATTGACAATTGcctcaaaataaaacttaaaataaaaaaaagcaccAAACACAGAATCTGACACAAAGTTAACATTCAGGGCAGTGATTATAACCATTATCAGAATCCTAAAGTAATGAAcatctttccttaaaaatacaaacttaaaatcTCCTCCAACATAGTCTTTCTGGTTTCCTCAGAACCAGtttgactgacttttttttttttttaagattttatttatttatttgacagagagagacaggcagtgagagagggaacacaagcagggggagtgggagaggaagaagcaggctctcagcggaggagccgatgtggggctcaatcccaggactccaggattacgccctgagctgaaggcagacgcttaacgacagaaccacccaggcgccccaaccagtTCGACTTTCTGAAGTATTACCTTTCAAAGAACCTTACCGTTGCACTAATCAGAGACAGTTTAATATCAGAGTTCTTCATTTATGCCTCTGTCTCAATAGATTATGAGCTCCTGAAAGCAAGGGatatcttatttttactttattcagtcattcatttattcatttgccttattaaattttttttcgtATTTCTCAGCACACGTCTTTTTCCACGTGGGACTTCCAGAAAAATTTGAAGATTTGATATTTAGGTGAACATATTTTGTTCATGATTGTAAttgttgggctggccgagaaaaaggggccaagacacacaagatggccgactctcccgccaagattaaaccaaaacctaggcgggaaaccgaaacccgtcctaccgactttcctcacccccagcagtacccaataaaaccctgccacgactctccaagacagacttccccgcccccagcggtgcccaataaaaaccctcgctgccctgccctgggcgcgacttccccgactcaacgctctttccGGAGTCATGGAACCTTgcccgagggtgcttgcaataaagctcattctctggaccacgtttgcctctgtggtctccattttatttgcGGGAAGAGAAGCCTTACATTTGGTGCCAAAACCCGGGAGGAGATCGAGCCCCTACTCCAGCACGgaggctctctcctcctctcaagcGGACCgggacttctctctctctctctctctctctccagacatCTCTAAAAGCCCACTGTGGCGAGTGTTTCCTGGTTCCCGATCCTTCTCTGGACGCCCTGTCCTAATTGCGGCCGCGTCAGGGCAACCCCCCTCCGGCCACCTGGTGGTCCCCATAGTTCCGAGGAATCGGGAGACGTCCCCATTCCGCGGCAACTACCTTCCCTTCTGAACCACAACCCAGCACACGGAGAGGGGACGCCTTCCTCCGTGCCCTGAGTTGTTAGGTGAAGGGGCCATGGGAACCTCCCAGTCCAAATTCAACCCTAAAACGCCACTGGGCTCTCTCCTGGCCAATCTTCGAACCCTAAAATTGGATCAGGACCTAGGAAGGCGACGCCTCATACATTACTGTACTGTCGCTTGGCCCCAATATCAATTTGACAACCAATCACAATGGCCTCCCGAAGGCACCTTCGATTATCAGGTGCTCATGGATCTTGACAACCTCTGTAAACGCCAAGGCAAATGGTCCGAGGTACCCTATGTCCAGGCTTTCTGGGCCTTACGCTCTCAGCCTTCACTGTGCTCCCGCTGTTCGACCTCTCAGGTCCTCCTCGCCCGCTCTCCCCCTCCAACCCTTCCGCCTACTGCTCCCAAGGGCCCTgatcccccctctctctcctctctcggAACCTCCTGAGAACCTCTCGGGGTCCCCTGTAAGGGCCCCCTCTTatctccacctccccccaccatcccATTCCTCAGCCCCCTGTactccccaaccccccacagACTCCGACAGCTCTCAAAGCCCCACCGCCCGAGACCACCACCGAGCCACCCTCACCGTCAgactctcttccttcccctcctatTTCCGCTCATACTCGGTCCTGGAACCCCTCCCCCGACTTAGTCTGCCCCTTGAGGGAGGTCGCCGGGGCCGAAGAGGTTGTCCGAGTCCATGCACCCTTCTCCCTACAGGACCTCTCCCAGATAGAAAAGCGCTTGGGCTCTTTCTCGGCCAACCCAGATAATTTCATTAAGGAATTCCAGTATTTGGCCCAGGCCTATGACCTTACCTGGCATGACTTACATGTTGTCCAGACCACCACCCTCACCACTGAGGAGAGGGAACGTATCCAGGCTGCTGCCCGAGAGTATGCTGATCAGGTCCCTCTTACTGATGCCACCATGCCGGTCGGCGCTCAGGCAGTCCCAGCCATGGAACCTGGCTGGCACTACCAGAACGGCCAAGATGGCCGCCGGCGCCGTGACCGCATGGTCCAATGCCTTATCGCCGGGATGCGGGCGACCTCCAATAAGGCTGTCAACTATGATAAGATCAGGGAGATTATTCAGGCCCCTGACGAGAACCCCGCCGTATTCCTTAACTGACTGACCGAGGCTTTGACTCAGTTCACCTGCTTAGATCCAGTCTCTCCTGCAGGGGCCACGGTCCTGGTCACTCATTTCATCTCCCAGTCGGCGCCGGACATtcggaaaaagttaaaaaaggccAAGGATGGCCCCCAGACCCCCATTTCCAACCTGGTGAAAATGGCATTTAAGGTCTTTAACTCCCGAGAGGAGGCAGCTGAGCTTAAATGGCAGGCCAGGCTCCAGCAGAAGGTTCGGCTACAGACCCAGGCCTTGGTAGCAGCCCTGCAGCCGGCCGGCTCCGGGAGCCAACAGAGAGGGGCAGCCAGCTGCACCCCTCCAGGGGCCTGCTTCAAATGCGGAGCCGAGGGACACTGGGCTCGTCAATGTCCCAACCCAAAGGCGCCAACTCGACTGTGTCCTCAATGCCACATGATGGGACATTGGAAATCAGAATGCCCTAACCTCAGGGAATCCTCAGCGCCTCTACACGGGGGCAACCCCAAGATGGTAAGTCCGGCTTTTCAGCTGCTCGGGTTGGAGGATGATTGATGGAGCCCAGACTCGGACACCCCTCTCACCCAGGCTGAGCCTAGGGCCACGCTCCAGGTAGCGGGTAAGACCATCTCCTTTCTGCTGGACATGGGGGCTACCTACTTAGTACTGCCATCCTACTCGGGACCTACACGAACCTCACCGGTCACTGTCATGGGGATCGATGAGACCTTCTCTTCTCCTAGGGTGACCCTTCCCCTTACTTGCAGCCTGGatggtttccccttctcccactcgtTCCTTGTAATTCCCTCTTGTCCAGTTTCCCTACTGGGAAGGGATATCCTCCAAAAACTGCAGGCCACCATtcgtctctctccctccccctcaactTCAGAGTGTCTCATcttacccctccttcctgcccctctgacCTCCATCCCAGAGAGTCTACCCTCAGTGGACCCCCAGGTCTGGGACACCTCCAAACCCATCATTGCATCCCACCATACCCCTGTTAAAATACAGCTAAAAGATAACTCCAAGTTCCCCTCCTGAGCACAGTTTCCCATTTTCCTGACTCACCGTCAGGGTCTCAAGCCTATCATAGACCGGCTGAGACAGCAGGGGCTCCTGATCCCCATCAGCTCCCCCTGTAACACCCCTATCCTGCCAGTCCGTAAACCCTCGGGGGCTTACCGACTGGTGCAGGACCTGTGACTCATTAATGAGGTCATAGTCCCACTTCATCCTTTCGTCCCCAACCCCTACACCCTACTGTCCCACGTCCCGTCTGACACTTCTCACTTTACAGTACTGAATTTAAAGGATGCCTTCTTTACCATTCCCCTGCACCCTGACTCCTacttcctttttgccttttcctgGGAGGATTCGGACACACATGTCTCTGGACAGCTGACCTGGACAGTCCTGCCCCAGGGATTCCGAGACAGTCCCCATATTTTTGGTCAGGCTTTGGCCACTGACCTGCAGCAGTGCACCCTTAAGGCCAGTACCCTGCTACAATATGTGGACGATCTCCTCCTCTgtagcccctccctctccttatcccaggaaaacacctccaccCTACTCAATTTCCTAGGTGCCAAAGGGTATCGGGTCACCCCTTCTAAAGCCCAACTGTGCACCCCCTCAGTCACGTACCTGGGTATCTTCCTGACTCCCACTTCCAAGTCCCTTACCGGGGACCGCATCCACCTCCTCCGGGAACTCCAGCCTCCTCCAACCGCGGATGAAATACTCTCCTTTCTTGGACTTGTAGGTTTTTTTAGACATTGGATTCCAAATTTCTCAATCCTGGCCCAGGCTCTATACCAGGCGGCAAAGGAGACGCCCCCAGGGTCCCCTCACTGACCCCACCTCAGTTTGGCATGTATTCTCCAAACTACAGGACTGCCTCACTGCCAGGCCAGTCTTTGGCACTGCCTGACCCCTCTAAACCCTTCCATCTTTTCACCGATGAGCACTCCGGCTCAGCCACTGGCCTCCTAGCCCAACCAGTGAGGCCCACATACAGGGCCGTAGCCTATCTGTCTAAGCAATTAGACACCACCACCCGAGGATGGCAGCCCTGCCTCCGAGCACTGGCGGCCGCCGCCTCTCTGACCAAGGAGGCCCTCAAACTTACTCTGGGACAGCCCCTCGTAGTCTACTCTCCCCACCGACTCATGGATCTCCTCAGCCACTGATCTCTGGCCCAATTAACCCCTCCCGTCTCCAGCTGTATCACCTGCTGTTCGTCAAAAATCCgcagatctctctctctgcctcccctcgcTTAAACCCTGCTACTTTGTTGCCTGCACCCTCGCTTACCCCTGAACCCACTCATTCCTGCCCGCAACTCCTGGAGGACCTCACTCCCTCTCACCCAGGGCTCACTGATCAGCCACTGCCTAACCCTGACCGTGTGCTCTTCGCAGACGGCAGCTCCCTCTTGGCCTTGGACGGCCGGAGACGCGCCGCCTATGCTGTAGTCAACTCAGAGACAGTGGTAGAGACAGCTCCCCTTCCCATCGGGACCACTTCCCAAAAGGCTGAACTTATAGCCCTCACCTGGGCACTCCACCTATCCAAGGGACAGCGAGTCACTATAAACATGGACTCCAAGTACACCTATCTCATAACCCACACCCACTCCATCCTCTGGCAGGAGCGGGGATTCCTAACCACCAAAGGCACCCCTATAGTTAACGGGCCCCTCATTTCCAAACTACTCGAGGCCCTCAACTTGCCCACTGAGGTCGTGGTAGTCCACTGCCGCAGGCACCAGACCTCCAAGGACCTAGTCTCCCAAGGTAACAACAAGGCAGACTCAGTGGCCAGACAAACGGCTCTGAACACCTCCTTGGCCCTGATCCTCTTCCtcaacaccccccaccacccTTCTTATTCCGAAAACGAGGTGCAGACCCTCCAGGGCCTAGGGGGAAAACCCGGAGACAAGGGATGGATTTACATCGAACAAAATTGCCCTGCTGGAGAACCTGGCCCACACCCTGATCACGGACATTCATCAGTCCCTTCATATTGGCCCAAAGGCCCTCCACCAGTTCCTGCAACCTCTTTTTCACCACCCTTCCCTATCTCGGGTAATTGAGACAGTTCACAGAGCCTGTAAAACCTGTTTGGCCGTAAATGCACAGGGAGGAATCTGCAGACCAGGGCCCAACCATCAACTCCCTGGCCATAACCCCGGGGAAGACTGGCAGCTGGACTTCACTCATATGCCCCACCACAAAACCTTCCGATACCTACTAACCATGGTTGATACATTCACAGGCTGGATCAAGGCATACCCCATGGCCCGGGAAACAGCAGATGTAGTAGCCACAACTGTCATTGAACACATCATCCCGAGGTTTGGACTACCCCGAACTCTCCAGTCGGACAACGGACCCGCTTTCATCTCTAGTGTGACTCAGCAGGTAGACGAAAGACTCAGCATGGAAACTCCACATTCCATACCACCCACCGTCGTCGGGTAAGTTGGAAAAGGCCAACGGGTTGCTTAAGGCTCAGCTCACTAAACTGACCTTGGAGACCCATCTCTCATGGCCCACACTTTTGCCCCTGGCCCTCACCAGGCTTAGGGCAACCCCCTGGGGACCTTCAGGATTAAGCCCATTTGAGCTGCTGTACGGCCGACCCTTCTCATAAACCACaacttcccagcctctcccccacctctcctttccTACCTGCCTTATCTCACCCTCCTGCAGGCCCTCCTGAGAGCTCATGCTGATGCTGTCATCCCTGCCTCAGATGGCCACAACCATGACCAGAAAGAAGCCCCCCCCTCAAGGGTTACTCCCAGGAAACCAGGTTCTCCTCAGGAACCTGCACCCAGGTTCCTTGCAGACACGGTGGTCCGGGCCTCACACTGTCATCCTTACCACCCCAACCGCGGCAAAACTGTCGGGGCACCAGGTGTGGGTACACATCAACAACCTCAAACAGGCGCCCACAGGTAATGGCTGGGCCTCCCAAGCGGTGGGCCCTACCAACCTAACCTCCAAGATCCGGGAACTCAAGGACCGGATCTGATCGAGGCACCAAGACACCTCCATATGGGGCCTGGACCCCCATACATGGGTAACATGGCTTCTCCCTTTAGCGGGGCCCCTCTGCTTAATCCTCCTACTAATCTCGGTTGCCCCCTGCCTTATTCGGTACATACAGGAACGCTTGCGGTTAGTAACTTGGGTGTCAGTCAACCAACTGCTCCTACAGCCCTATTCTCGCCTGCTCACTTCCTATTGCCCCTATGACAATGCCCGACCGTCAGCAGGAAGTAGCCAGAATGGAGTCGACGCCCCCAATaccattatataaaacaaaatgtcgGAATGTTGGGCTGGCAAAGAAAAGGgtccaagacacccaagatggccgactctcccacCAAGATAACGGAttctcccgccaagatttaaaccaaaacctaggcgggaaaccgaaacccgtcctactgactttcctcaccccccagcagtacccaataaaagcctgccacgactctccaagacagacttcccccccccagcggtgcccaataaaaaccctcgctgccctgccctgggtgcgacttccccgactcccccCTCCAGAGTCTCAGAACCTCGCCGGAGGGTGCACACAAGgacaccctcgctgccctgccctgggcgcgacttccccgactcaacgctctttccCGAGTCATGGAACCTCGCCCGAGGGcgcttgcaataaagctcatcctctggaccacgtttgcctttgcagTCTCTATTTTATTCGCGGCAAGAGAAACCTTACAGTCATGATTATAAAGAAAGACGCTAGACATATTTCTTAATTGTACTTATATCAGAACTATTGTATGGTGgctaatttttttctgaacaggATTGTCTTTGGGAGTTTTATCAGTGTTCAAAGGCATTCTGAAGATAGGAGatagctacaaaaaaaaaaaagggttttattttaCAGGAGCCTGGGGATGGGAGATTAGCTACTGAATGATCATCACAGCAGAGCTTCAATTCCCTTTTTATTTAGGTGTTGTGGGTTTCTGTCATAGAGATTTTAAGTAGAAAGGAGTTCATGATCTCCTCCTAAGGAGTTTGCTATTCAAGTGAATTTTTGgaagcagtgaaaaaaaaaaagggccaagCGAGTTTTTTAATAGAGGATTACTCTTCCAGAAGTCGGCTATAATTCTCATATATATAGGTTCTCTGGCCATGGCTGAGTGAACAGATAATAGCCTGTTTAGAATCGTTTGCCTTTGTTCACTGAAGGGCATCCTGTCCTCCCACCACCCAGCCTTTTTTTGTTCATCACGCCCACCAAATAAGAGTGGTGCCAAGTTCACAAATAGAAACCAAGACCATTAACATATCAAGCACTTCCAAGATCAAAATACTGCATACAGCATGTGTGTTTTAATGAAAATCTAGACTCAGAGGCAGCTGAAGTCTGCATTGTGTGAGTTTCCAAGATAAAAGTGCGAtttcaatgagaaaagaaacttttaacACCCAAAGTAAAAATCACTTCTTACATTTAGTGCCAATTAGTTTCCTACGTTATAATATATATCATTGCCAAACTACTTTCTAGAGGGTGATGGAGTGTGCATTCCTCTGCCTGAATTTCCTTTTGCCTAGGGGAATTTACCTGCTGTGGTCTGGCTCATGCTATAAACTGTCTTGAAAGTTGGTCATTTCATTTATGTGGAACCTGTTCCTCTTGGGGACTGGTGTTT contains the following coding sequences:
- the LOC117801767 gene encoding serine/arginine-rich splicing factor RS2Z32-like — encoded protein: MAFKVFNSREEAAELKWQARLQQKVRLQTQALVAALQPAGSGSQQRGAASCTPPGACFKCGAEGHWARQCPNPKAPTRLCPQCHMMGHWKSECPNLRESSAPLHGGNPKMAGSRHTPWPGKQQM